The following coding sequences are from one Nilaparvata lugens isolate BPH chromosome 6, ASM1435652v1, whole genome shotgun sequence window:
- the LOC120351950 gene encoding abasic site processing protein HMCES-like, whose protein sequence is MVRDVWSLVMASTNGRNVAKNKQPYFIYAPQDENVRVEDAKCWEAAEFDRSRGWKGPKVLKMAGLFDVWTSPLVSSQYFLLSNNLM, encoded by the exons ATGGTCAGAGATGTGTGGTCATTAGTGATGGCTTCTACGAATGGAAGAAATGTGGCAAAAAATAAACAGCCCTACTTCATCTATGCACCACAAGACGAAAAT GTACGAGTCGAGGATGCCAAATGCTGGGAAGCAGCCGAGTTTGACCGCTCGCGAGGGTGGAAAGGGCCCAAGGTTTTGAAAATGGCTGGCCTCTTCGATGTGTGGACATCACCGCTTGTGAGTTCTCAATACTTTCTCCTCTCAAATAACTTGATGTGA
- the LOC111048739 gene encoding abasic site processing protein HMCES — protein MCGRTACCRCSNDYKKATGFFDEKTGEYKETDWFDRPNCNLQFRPSSNLCPTEATPVLLSGRHCQSSEMQLLQPMIWSIIPSWHKGPYNKHGMTTNNARIEGLKNSKLYSKALQNGQRCVVISDGFYEWKKCGKNKQPYFIYAPQDENVRVEDAKCWEAAEFDRSRGWKGPKVLKMAGLFDVWTSPLGEVIPCYTVITMASNQHFSWIHERMPAVLENDEAVQEWLDSDGMSPEEALNLLKQSDTLRWHPVTSRVGDSRYKSADCTKPVKSQPVMSAFFKPKKPE, from the exons TTGTAGGTGTTCAAATGATTACAAGAAAGCAACTGGATTTTTTGATGAGAAAACTGGTGAATACAAAGAAACCGACTGGTTTGACCGCCCAAATTGCAATCTACAGTTTCGTCCGTCCAGCAATCTTTGTCCAACAGAAGCAACGCCAGTCCTCCTGTCCGGTAGACATTGTCAGAGCTCTGAGATGCAATTGTTACAGCCCATGATTTGGAGTATTATACCATCATGGCACAAG GGTCCATACAACAAGCATGGGATGACCACAAACAATGCTCGAATTGAAGGCTTGAAAAACTCCAAATTATATTCAAAGGCTCTACAGAATGGTCAGAGATGTGTGGTCATTAGTGATGGCTTCTACGAATGGAAGAAATGTGGCAAAAATAAACAGCCCTACTTCATCTATGCACCACAAGACGAAAAT GTACGAGTCGAGGATGCCAAATGCTGGGAAGCAGCCGAGTTTGACCGCTCGCGAGGGTGGAAAGGACCCAAGGTTTTGAAAATGGCTGGCCTCTTCGATGTGTGGACATCACCGCTT GGTGAGGTGATTCCATGCTACACAGTGATAACAATGGCATCCAATCAGCACTTTTCTTGGATTCATGAGAGAATGCCAGCGGTTTTGGAAAATGATGAAGCTGTTCAA GAGTGGCTGGACTCGGATGGTATGTCGCCAGAGGAGGCACTCAATCTGCTGAAGCAGTCGGACACACTGCGATGGCACCCGGTGACGTCACGTGTCGGTGACTCTCGctacaaatcagctgattgcacCAAACCTGTCAAATCGCAGCCTGTGATGTCTGCTTTCTTCAAACCAAAGAAGCCCGAGTAG